CTTCCCGGTTACCTGCCGGGGTAATTACTGTGCCTAGCGGTACCGAAAGTACCCTTCATACAAATAAGGCAAGATTCCTGGTCCATGTCAGTTAATTGTCCCGAGACTCCACGTTTTCCACGTTTCATGTCTGTTACATATGATGTTTAGTCGTGATAAAGCTGTGCGCTGGATATGAATGAGTTAATAAATGGAGGGTGCCCCCTCCTTCCTTCCCGTGTGGCGGGTTTTCGATGGGATGTGGGGTGGCGCACGGTACGAATGCACTGCTGACGCCCTCTCAGCCAGGGCTGGGCAGATTCCCCCCGGGGCAGGGAATTATCTCCTGACTAAGAGCCTGCTGTGGTTCCCAAGGATCTCGTACTCCTCCGCCCTGGCGGTGACTGGCGTGTCATACTGGTTTTTCTAGAGCTCTGTTCCAGCCCCTTCGCTGGCCCATACCTCCCAGCCTCTCCCCCTGTAGTGTTATTGCCCCCAGTCTGCCACAGTAAAGTACTTGCATGTTTATTCACATAACATCTGGTGCTGATACCTGCCCGGGGCTGAGTGTTATTGCCCCATGATGCTCACATGACAGCTGTTTACACCTTGTTGGCTGGGTCGATTTGTCTGACACTTGTGTTTTAAGACCTGGGGCAGTTTGTGTGGGGTTGGGGGTGAGAGACGATATAGAGTGAAATCACCCCATTGCCGTACACCTGAGTTACGGCGATCTGTGGGGTATAAACAGAACGGTTCCCGTGCCCCGCGGTGCACAATGGTCCTGTTTGGTGCGTTGCGTGTGGTCTCCGCTTTGTACTCCATCTGAGAACACTGTGCGCTGTATACCGTATAGCAGAGGGTGCAGGCTTGCGTTAACCCTTTGTGATAAACCTGATATATATGGGAAGGAATATTTTATTAGGGATAGGTTGGTGGACAGGTAGCTCCTCCCACCTGTCACTCACATGTGAGTATAAAGTACTAATGTTTCCCAGATACAAAGCTCCAGAGGAGCGTTAAAATGCAGCCGGCGGTTTGaatccttaaccctttcagcaaaCAGAATCGGTTGACGTGCAGCTGGAGCAGTCCTGAATACGCCTGAGTTCCCAGTTATCGTACGTGAATTGGATGGTAAATGAGGCGGCAGCGTTTTCTCACCTTGTTGCTTTGTCCTCGGCAGATTTATGCTCTAAACAAGGTGATGACAGagctggagcagcagcagtttGAAGCATTTTGCAAACAGATGCAAGCGTCTGGCAAGTGACCCAAGAGGAGGAGGCGGAACGTGTCGGGCCGGACACAGAATGCGCCGACGAGGGGGCTTATCACCATGTGGGAATGACCACCTTCTCTTTCGTTagttctttatttaatttgtaatcAGAAGCTTAACCCTCGTGTGATCATTTTACtccttattttacttttttttttaaattaaactctTCTAAAAAGCAAAGTTTTGGTAAATGCCGTTGTCTCGCTTACTCACTCGGGAGATTTGGTTTAGATTTGCAGGAAGTGGATTTCTGCCCTTGTCACGGAAATCGTTAAGGTGATGCGTCCATGGGGTGAACGCGGTCACATTATAAATGCAGATAATATAACCATTAAATGAAACAGGTGAGTCATTTAGGGAACCCCTCTGTGACCTGCATTAAACCCAACGCATGAGCAGTAAAGAAAGCCACATGGCCCCCATATATTCCCTGTAACGGCTGCCATGTGGAAATCCAGTATAACCCCTTTTATTGTTGATTGATTTATACAGCACTCGTACCGTTCCGTCGGTGGGAAGAAACAGACGCAGACATTTGGTTCCGACTATTGCATCTCTTTTTATTGCAGCTTTTAGGAATCACACTGGTACAGAAGTTCCTAACACCCGTGACTGAGCTCGAGGTCTGTGCGGGCCCAGAGCCAATGGGTCTGTCCGTATCATACTGTAAGCCcttataataatgtatgtaaatataggTATGTGTGGACTGAGTGGTGGGGGGGGCAAGCACTGATTGAGCCTAAAGCGGTTTGCTTTACTGTACGAGCAACTCGTCAAGCCCTGTTAAAGGGCCAGCGTACATTGTGTACATCACAATGAACCACTAAACCGATCTGGAAAACATACAAACCACTGCCCTGAGCGTAAAGTAACCTGGGTCTGGCACAGTCAGCTCTAGCAAAACGTTGCTTAGTCTTATATTTAGAATTCGGAGGGGATTTTATTACCCGACAATTTGCCCCCTAAACCTACTAGATTTCATTCTGTGAGAACGgtcaatttatttaattaaattatcgTTTAAATAGATTACAGATGGCttctaatatgtatatattttaaaaagaaaacatttgagCCCATCATTGTGTGAAAAGGTCTGTTTCTCGAGGAAGCAGTTTAATGAAGCCTTTTCTTTCTTGACACAATGCCAAATGCCTTGTGGTTGTGAATTGTGGATGGATCTGTTGTGAACTTCTTGTTTAATCCAGTCTAAAATCATCATGAAACCTAATGGGCTCCTGTTATATGGCCGGCTCCTCCACCGATGGAGACAACGGGCCGCCGGCTCCTCCACCGATGGAGACAATGGGCCACCGGCTCCTCCACCGATGGAGACAACGGGCCGGCCGCAGATTTGAACTCTGGACAGACCCGCATGGAAGCAGATGAGGCTTCCAGGTTGTGGACCCCTCAGCGCTGAGTTACACAAAAGGTGTGTGTGCACCAAACCCCGCTGATGAACAGGAATGGTTTGTCAGGCACTGAGGTCCACAGCCAAAGGGCCCTTTTCTTTGATTAAGCTCGTACATAGGAATAATAGCAGAAGTCTCTGCCTCGGGAATAAGGCAGCACGCTGAGTAAGATTAGTAAAGTTTGGTCATCAACCCAACCCTGCTTTCCCATCGGTGGACAATCACTGAAAATGGGAGAATTGATCAATATTTCCTTGATAGCTGCTGTCTCAGGTCCTGTGTTACACGGAGATGCTTGTCTTGACGGTCATCGTTCCTTCCAAAAAGATGATGCCTCAGATTAGTAGGGAGCGAAAAATGAAGTTATCTTTCAAGCAAACGGACCAGCTGACTATCCAAAACGCCTCACGCTTTCCATAATCACGTGAATGGCGTAGAGAAATTACACCATTCGGTGATAAGCACCTGTGTTACTTAACAGTAATCGGGTACAATTACCCCAATCCGCTACAGTCTGTGTCCCAGGTCCGGGTGGTTCTGTAGCTGCTGGCAGAAGATGTAACCTCAGGGATGAAACAGTAGCTGCGATTAGATCCGAACGGTGTTGATACGCAGCGGCTGAACGTTTTTACCGTTAGCATGGCTTTGTCCGGGACTGAAGTAAGAGCAGAGTTTTCCTGGGAATTTTTCTCTGAAGGTGTAAAGCCACGACATGTCGTCGGCATTGTAGAAGATGAGAAGACCCTTGTCGTAATCAAGATAGACACCTACTTTCTCTAGTTTGCTCTTGACGTTTAACCGTGTCCACGGCTCCGTGCATGCACTATAGCGATTCCCATCATGCATGACTATGCAGTAAAAGCCTCTGCCAGGCTGAATCTGAATGCTTCCTTTACGGCTGACAGCCTCGTGGGCCAGTCCTATCATCCACTGTGTCTTATCTGAGACCATCACCTCCCAGTAATGAACACCTCCATCAAAGACCTGTGACCCCAGCACCGATACTTCCACGTCAAATCGCTTTGGCGAGTCCTGCAGCGGCTGAGGGTGCAAGTTGCCATATGCCACGATGGTGCAGTCGTCAGAGAGAATAAGGCGCTGGTGAGCCGTCACTGGGTCGAGGGTCAGAGCAGCCGGTACTAAAAGAGTAGCAGGAAAACGTCATTGTAAAGACCAAAAAAAGTCAGTGTGATGTTCACTAGAGCGGGAAAGGTTACAGCGTTACCTGGGTGAATGTCTTGGAAGAGAGATTTCCATATGGTATATTGCAGGGGTCCCATGTACTTGGAGGTGGGGAAATCCTCATACGTCAGGTTGGTCTCATGGATCTTCCCCTTTAGTCTGGATGGAAAAGCGGGGCAGTTATTCATCTGCCTGCTCCCTGTGGCCAGGGGGTTTATAAACATAGATGCCTTGTACCGACAGATCTCCACGTTCTACTGTGTTACCCCAACGCATCCTGAATGACCGTGAACTCTGCCCAGCCCATTACTTTGTCTAGTCCTGTTACCCCAGTACTCTTCCCATCCTTGTACACTATCTAGTCCTGTTACCCCTTGTTACTCTGTCCTGTTGCATTAGCCCATCCCGCTGTCCCACACCTGGGCTGCTTCCTTTTGCTTGCCCCATACCTCTCTGAGAGTGAAGAGATTCCCCCCAGGAAGGTGTGTTTGTCAGTTTCCGCCAGACGCTCCTGCAGGATCTGGACCCCCTCCTGGACCTTGCGCAGCTGTTGGCTGTACCGCTGGACCTTGTGTTCGATGTCGGTGAGCGTCCGCGCCGTGTCAGACTCCAGCTCCTCCAACATGGATTTCTGGCGGTCCCTCAGCAGCCGATGGAGACGCTCGAATGCTTCCCCGATGGTGGCACGCAGGCTTTTAGCTGAAGACTTAGAAGAATGGGAAATCGAGTCCGGTGGAACATTACTCCTTAAAGCGGCAACTATAAATCGTTAATTTACACACACTGTACCCCACTGGACCCAGACAAATAGACGCAGCACTTTGTTAACGTACCTTGGTTTCGGCCAGTTGGCGTTTCAGTAGTTGAAGGGCCTCGGTGTGGCCCCGCTCGCTTTCCTGCAGCGCCTGCAGCTGTTCCTTCAATTCCCGCTGTGAAAATAGTCAAGAGAAACCAGCATGAAACGCAAATACAGACCTTGGCGTCTCTAACCAcagagtgaaggggttaatctgcaTTACGGTGTCTCTCTTATGTATAATTCATACGCCAAGTTTTGGAGATTTCCGCCCGTCGTCTGGCAGTTGGGTTCGTCTCGGTAGTATCCAGTCTGCCGGTTCTGTCGCTATTGATAATTATCTCTGATATAATATTCCAATTAATCCGCTCATCCATGAGCCAGAACATTAATCCGAGATTATTAACCATCAGCAAACTGGCTGCTAATTACCAGACAGAGACATCCCTGTTACAAGCGTCTCGTAAGCGTTACGGAAGGTGTCGAGCGTGAAAAGAGAATCTGTCTGCGGAGTTATCGCTGCCTCGTCTGTAACGCACCCGCCGCGCGCTGCCTGGAGCCGGCATCAGGGCATGTCCTAGTGTCTAATCTCGTGGGGGAATGGATATCCACCCAAGGGAGGAAGGAGTCTTCAGGTGAGACaaataagcttttgggaccttagCTTCAGATGGAATCCAAATGATAGAGACCTCGGAGGCATATGTGACTCTTATACCAGACATCAGGGTACCCCTCTCCAGGGGTGTAGTGTAGGTCCCTGAAGCCCTTATTCTGGTGGGTCAGACCAGATTATATGAGAAGATTGGCTTCGGTAATCCAGTCGTGGGAGGGATGACACGTTGCTACACACTGGAAGCAGAAGTCAGTGGCTGCGCATGCAGGCAGGTGTACATATAACTGagtatattagtattatatgtATCAAATCGTGCATGGGGCAGAGTGCAGGAGTTATTTGACCTTCGCTATGTGGCTCAAATGCAAACCCAGTTAAAGGGATCAGTGGGGTCTACGAGGATCACTACAGACCTGACGGCGTGGACTTGTTGACTCTCCTGGCTGTGCTTCCAGATGCTGGATACGTGGACTGTATAAACCGAAGGTATTTGGTATTAACATACACTCAAATCACAGGCCCTGTGGTTTGACGTGGAAACTCCCTGTGACCTGCGGCCACCTTGGCTTTTTGGCAGATCTTCAACAAATCTTTGGACATTTTATGGCTTCATTACAAGGGGAATGGATTTCTGCAGAAATGCTTCAGTCATACATGCCAGACACACGCGTGTAAAAATAGCTCCTTTTACCCCTTACAGACCCACAGGATGTTGGGATCTGTTTAAGGTGGGAGTGAAGAGGGAATTTTGTAGGATGAAATGCCTAGATTATTCAGATTTAATCTGCTAATCTTTATTTACAAATCTGTATCTAGAACTGGAAATTGGGTTTTAGGTGAGGAATGGGATCAGGTCAGCCATGATCTAGTGCTGTATGTAGAGAAGGGATCCCGGGGTGCTGATAAACGCATACTGGGCAGTCAACCGGGAATCGTTCTCATGCAGATCAGCTTTCATGACCCGATTGTAAATGGTTGGTACCCGGACAGTGAAGTGGAGGACTGGGCAAGAGACCCCAATACCTGGTCTGGTGTCTCAATACAAATTCCTTTTACATTGGGGTAACCCACAGGCACGTGTTGGAGTCTAAATTATCACCCCAGGCACTGCAGGACCCAAACACGCTTTAACCATGCAGAACTTCACCCAATACTTTACTTTACCCAAGAGCTTTCAGTGCCACACCTGCTGCTTCTGACCCTCAACAGCCGCTCTACCAGTACCTGCGTGACCATCACCAGCCTCTCTACCAGTACCTGCGTGACCCTCACCAGCCGCTCTACCAGTACCTGCTTGACCCTCACCTGCAGCTCTTCAAATGCTTCGTCCACGTTGGTCACCTGATGTTGCTCGTGGAGGGACGGCTCGTCACAGAAGAAGCAAACCACGGCGCGGTCCGTCAGACAGAACAGCTTGACCTTGTCATGGTCCTTGCACGGGAAGGAGGTCCTCTGGGCGCTGAGGATGGCGTCTAAGGGAAACGCCGTGTACCTCTCCACGATGTTGGACAATTTCAggctgggggacagagtgggcTCTGAGAAGGTTCTCCGGCACTCCGGACAGTCCAAAGTGCCCCCGTGCTTTTGCCGGCTCCAGTGCTCTGTGATACACTTGCGACAGAAGTAGTGCTCGCAGCCGAAGCTCACTGGGTCCTGGTAAATGCTCAGGCAGATGGAGCAGAGCAGCTCGTCCTTCAGGCAGCAGGCCATTCTAGGCAGCGGGGCTCGGATGGCTGTATCTGGTCACCGGCAAACAGCCAGTGCAGCTAACCGTTACTGTGCAAGCTGAATTAATTAGCAGCCAACAGATACCACAGAGCATCTGGGactgcaaaaaaagagaaaaaaatcaagtGAAACGAGTGGTATGTGGGAGAAGTGCATCTGCCCCACGTTGCTAGGCTGCAGATGGACAGGGAAAACACCCCTCCGACGAGATGCCTGTAATGACAGCTACAGAGCGTCTCTCCGAGCCTCCCTCTGACGTCTGATCCCGAGATGGCTTCTGGGAGAGCGTATTCTGCATATCCCCTCCCTCAGCTGGGGCAGGGCAATCCTCCAAAATAGTCGGAAGCATGGGCCACCAGATCACAGCTTGACTCATTGGGGAGCATGAGTGCAAGCTCTCCTGACAAATCCTGGAATCTTTAGTtttacctgattttttttttagcaattgaCAAAAATGTCACGGAGTCCGATGTGTGTTCGGGAAGTTTGCGTATAGCGTGGTCTCTTTGCCAAGCGTGGGTCTCTGTGGCATGAAGTGGGTCTTCTTACCTGTCATCTCCTCTCCAGAATGTAATCCTTAGCGAGGTCCCGGCTTTTAGGATTAAACAGGAAAAGCCCCCAAGCCTTGGCATTAACTGTGGGGTGGCGCAGGCGTCAGCTGGGAGCCCACCGGTCCATTTGCGTCAGCGTACCCCCAGTCCGAGCACGGCCCCAGTGCCTCCCTGGATGCGGTCAGTGGTGCGGAAACCTCGGTTTTCCTCCAAGTCAGAAGCGAATGGAGTCCGGACCCTGGGAACATGGAGCGAACCACCTGAGCACTTCCAAGGTGAGTCTGCCGCCGGCAGCCCTTGGAGAGTCACACACCCCAGGCAAGCAGTCTGCAGGGGCACCTCAGGGCACCTAGTGTTAGGGAGTCGGTTTGGCATGGCAGGTAACCCCCCGACACACCCCTCCCCTGTGTCTCAGTGTGGTTCAGTCCGCTCATTGTTCTGCACAGAGCTCATTTGGTGACAGTAGAGGGAGGGGGAGCTTAAAGGGACGGCGTCAGCAATATCCCTTGTTGCAAGCGGGCAGTGCATTCAGAGCAAAGTCGGctgattttctaaaacaaaagggTAGATTGGTAGCCATTCTTCGCTCGCTCGTGCCCAATGTGCACTAACGTCTGATACCGCAGGTTACAGGGGGATCTCTAGTTGGGTGCTGGGCACTGAAGTCCTTCAACTGCAACCCTTGGCAGGATGGCTCTGAAAAGAGGCCAGGTGACCCTGCCGGAAATTGGCCCTGGTAGCAATGGAGAAGTGAACAGAAAGAttctggttgctatggcgacagCATCACTTTTACTACTTTGAACCAAGACTGCTCTTGATACATAACCCTGCAGCTCTTTGCTCCTAAAATCAAACATTTAACCCTAGGCGTGTCATCTTGTGGCCCCAGAGGACAGGCTTTCAGACAATTGGCAGCGCTGGGGCTGACATTATTGAATGGAGCCCTTTGTGTGTTGAGAGATGAATGGAGAGGAAGCCGGGCAGTTTCTGAACAGTGAGAGAGGAAACATCTCTGATTTACAGAGACCCTTTAACGGGGATGTATGACCAGGCGCTTGGTTAACCATTTGATAGCAGGGTGAGGAATCTGCCAGACGTTCGGCccggtctgtctgtctgtctctacCACCCGTGGGCCCAAGGTATCTCAGACAAGGTGTGCCCTTCACCGCTCACGTTCCTGATGTACAATCAATTTGGAGAATTCTAATAAAAAGCATTAGATCGTGGCCCAGAAATCACGTGGGCCCTGTGTGGGGTCCAGCCTTTGGTCATCTTGTATCCGATATATATTCTGTTATAatgtggttttaatgtattcgtATGTTGAGAGCTGGGCTTGTTACTTTGTGTCGCACATCTAGCTGCTGATGAAAGGGTAATCATGCTCTCCTTTTCTGGGGGCACTTGTGTTAAATTATCTCCCAGCAAGTGGCACATTCCAGgtctggtaaatatatatataggcgtCATGGTGCCCCCTGTGTAGGGGTTGTAATAACATTCAAGAATCACTAGAGGGCGACCCCCAATCTGGGACACATCAGTAGCTCTGGGCTCCAGACTCCGGCATGATGAGACCCGACCCGGCATCTTCTAAACCACATTCTTCAGACTCCAAAGCGAGTGTGAGCGTCAGGCTGAGCCTGGAGGGCAGGGGGCAGGTGTGCAATATCCCATAACCCATTCACTGCCAGACTGGGTCAGTCCCCAATGAGCACCCCTAGATCACTGAACATTTCCCATCATTCTTTCATGGAGTTTTCCTTGGAAGACACTTGTTTCTGCAGCTTTTCATTTCACTCCCCGGGGAGATAACCTCCCCGCACATCACTGCAATGGGCAATGCACAGAAACAGGGCCAGCAAGTTTCAGCCAGCATAAGAGAGGTCACGCATGTTGGTAATCCGCAGTTCCTGTTCCATACTTTGTGATGTACACTAGGATTGCGTGTGATCTCAGAGAATACGAGTACAGCCTCGGCACAGGCAGTGTCACCCGGAACACGGGTACAGCCTCGGCACAGGCAGTGTCACCCGGAACACGGGTACAGCCTCGGCACAGGCAATGTCACCCGGGAAACGGGTACAGCCTCGGCACAGGCAGTGTCACCTGGAACACGGGTACAGCCTCGGCACAGGCAGTGTCACCCGGGACACGGCTACAGCCTCGGCACAGGCAGTGTCACCCGGAACACGGGTACAGCCTCGGTACAGGCAGTGTCACCCGGAACACGGGTACAGCCTCGGCACAGGCAGTGTCACAAAGAACACAGGTACAGCCTCGGCACAGACAGTGTCACCATGAACAGGGGTACAACCTCGGCACAGGCAGTGTCACCTGGAACACGGGTACAGCCTCGGCACAGGTACGGGCCAATATATTTGGGGCATGGGATGGGCAGACCTGGCCATTGAAATATTTGCCACGTTCTTAACAGATTGGAGATGCTGTTGGTCCCTGTCTGTTGGCCGCTCTATTGTAGTAATACTGAGGCAGAGAGACTGAGTATTTATTTAAGGGCAGGCAGGTATGTGGGGATGTTTGTTAAAGCCCTTCTTGGCCTCTCTGCTCCCCGTGGTGTTCCCGGCAGGAAGGGATTCCTATGGATGCATCGTGGAAGGGGCCTCTCAGAGAGGGAGGTTCGGTTGGTGGACAATGTGCCACGTATCTTCCCGCAGGTACGGCGTGACCTGGCTGCCCGTATCTCTCGCAGGTACGGCGTGACCTGGCTGCCCGTATCTTCCTGCAGGCACGCCGTGACCTGGCTGCCCGTATCTCTCGCAGGTACGGCGTGACCTGGCTGCCCGTATCTCTCGCAGGTACGACGTGACCTGGCTGCCCGTATCTTCCCGAAGGCACGGCGTGACCTGGCTGCCCGTATCTTCCCGCAGGTATGGCGTGACCTGGCTGCCAGTATCTTCCCGCAGGTACGGCGTGACCTGGCTGCCAGTATCTTCCCGCAGGTACGGCGTGACCTGGCTGCCCGTATCTTCCCGCAGGTACGGCGTGACCTGGCTGCCCGTATCTTCCCGCAGGTACGGCGTGACCTGGCTGCCCGTATCTCTCGCAGGTACGACGTGACCCGGCTGCCCGTATCTTCCCGCAGGTACGGCGTGACCTGGCTGCCCGTATCTCTCGCAGGTAC
This window of the Spea bombifrons isolate aSpeBom1 chromosome 12, aSpeBom1.2.pri, whole genome shotgun sequence genome carries:
- the LOC128470188 gene encoding E3 ubiquitin-protein ligase TRIM62 isoform X2; its protein translation is MLIPNTFGLYSPRIQHLEAQPGESTSPRRQRELKEQLQALQESERGHTEALQLLKRQLAETKSSAKSLRATIGEAFERLHRLLRDRQKSMLEELESDTARTLTDIEHKVQRYSQQLRKVQEGVQILQERLAETDKHTFLGGISSLSERLKGKIHETNLTYEDFPTSKYMGPLQYTIWKSLFQDIHPVPAALTLDPVTAHQRLILSDDCTIVAYGNLHPQPLQDSPKRFDVEVSVLGSQVFDGGVHYWEVMVSDKTQWMIGLAHEAVSRKGSIQIQPGRGFYCIVMHDGNRYSACTEPWTRLNVKSKLEKVGVYLDYDKGLLIFYNADDMSWLYTFREKFPGKLCSYFSPGQSHANGKNVQPLRINTVRI
- the LOC128470188 gene encoding E3 ubiquitin-protein ligase TRIM62 isoform X1 gives rise to the protein MACCLKDELLCSICLSIYQDPVSFGCEHYFCRKCITEHWSRQKHGGTLDCPECRRTFSEPTLSPSLKLSNIVERYTAFPLDAILSAQRTSFPCKDHDKVKLFCLTDRAVVCFFCDEPSLHEQHQVTNVDEAFEELQRELKEQLQALQESERGHTEALQLLKRQLAETKSSAKSLRATIGEAFERLHRLLRDRQKSMLEELESDTARTLTDIEHKVQRYSQQLRKVQEGVQILQERLAETDKHTFLGGISSLSERLKGKIHETNLTYEDFPTSKYMGPLQYTIWKSLFQDIHPVPAALTLDPVTAHQRLILSDDCTIVAYGNLHPQPLQDSPKRFDVEVSVLGSQVFDGGVHYWEVMVSDKTQWMIGLAHEAVSRKGSIQIQPGRGFYCIVMHDGNRYSACTEPWTRLNVKSKLEKVGVYLDYDKGLLIFYNADDMSWLYTFREKFPGKLCSYFSPGQSHANGKNVQPLRINTVRI